Proteins encoded in a region of the Elaeis guineensis isolate ETL-2024a chromosome 7, EG11, whole genome shotgun sequence genome:
- the LOC105035094 gene encoding uncharacterized protein, with translation MRGLLSFKAAAAATVPKLPFCHLGPFPFVAFTKRTLLPYKTVSSHPLLSFSHPPRHHLSSQNPISASFRFVAAAAEQAASMAAPSTAEPKPFAVLFVCLGNICRSPAAEAVFRDVVRRRGLETKFWIDSAGTIGYHEGNPADSRMRAASKRRGIEVTSISRPIRPSDFKEFDLILAMDMQNRDDILSAYERWRFKEPLPEDAPKKVKLMCSYCKKHKETEVPDPYYGGPQGFEKVLDLLEDACEALLDSILAENTHISIS, from the exons ATGAGAGGCCTCTTAAGCTTCAAAGCAGCAGCAGCGGCAACCGTACCGAAATTACCATTCTGCCACCTTGGTCCATTCCCCTTTGTTGCTTTTACTAAAAGGACTCTCCTCCCCTATAAAACCGTCTCTTCACAtcccctcctctctttttccCATCCTCCCCGTCATCATCTGTCCTCTCAGAATCCCATTTCCGCCTCTTTCCGGTTCGTCGCCGCAGCAGCAGAGCAAGCAGCATCCATGGCGGCCCCATCCACTGCAGAGCCCAAGCCCTTCGCCGTGCTCTTCGTTTGCCTCG GCAACATCTGCCGAAGCCCTGCCGCGGAGGCCGTGTTCAGAGACGTTGTCCGCAGGAGGGGATTGGAGACCAAATTCTGGATCGACTCTGCCGGCACCATCGGCTACCATGAA GGTAATCCAGCGGACTCAAGGATGAGGGCGGCATCAAAGAGGCGTGGGATTGAGGTGACTTCGATCTCGAGGCCAATTCGCCCCTCTGATTTCAAGGAGTTTGATCTCATACTAGCCATGGACATGCAAAACAGAG ATGATATATTGAGTGCCTATGAGAGATGGAGATTTAAAGAGCCCCTTCCTGAAGATGCCCCAAAGAAG GTTAAGCTGATGTGCTCCTATTGCAAGAAACACAAGGAAACTGAAGTCCCAGATCCTTACTACGGAGGCCCTCAAGGATTTGAAAAA GTCTTGGATCTTCTGGAAGATGCTTGTGAAGCACTACTTGACAGCATCCTGGCAGAGAACACTCATATTTCTATTTCATAG